In Stomoxys calcitrans chromosome 2, idStoCalc2.1, whole genome shotgun sequence, the following proteins share a genomic window:
- the LOC106082125 gene encoding V-type proton ATPase subunit B: MAMSAAQAHKEHVLAVSRDFISQPRLTYKTVSGVNGPLVILDEVKFPKFAEIVQLRLADGTVRSGQVLEVSGSKAVVQVFEGTSGIDAKNTLCEFTGDILRTPVSEDMLGRVFNGSGKPIDKGPPILAEDFLDIQGQPINPWSRIYPEEMIQTGISAIDVMNSIARGQKIPIFSAAGLPHNEIAAQICRQAGLVKAPGKSVLDDHEDNFAIVFAAMGVNMETARFFKQDFEENGSMENVCLFLNLANDPTIERIITPRLALTAAEFLAYQCEKHVLVILTDMSSYAEALREVSAAREEVPGRRGFPGYMYTDLATIYERAGRVEGRNGSITQIPILTMPNDDITHPIPDLTGYITEGQIYVDRQLHNRQIYPPVNVLPSLSRLMKSAIGEGMTRKDHSDVSNQLYACYAIGKDVQAMKAVVGEEALTPDDLLYLEFLTKFEKNFISQGNYENRTVFESLDIGWQLLRIFPKEMLKRIPASILAEFYPRDSRH, from the exons ATGGCCATGTCCGCAGCTCAAGCTCATAAGGAGCATGTTCTGGCTGTCTCCAGAGATTTTATCTCACAGCCCCGTTTAA CCTACAAAACTGTGTCCGGTGTAAATGGTCCTTTGGTCATTCTGGATGAAGTAAAATTCcccaaatttgctgaaattgtgcaaTTGCGCTTGGCTGATGGCACTGTACGTTCCGGTCAGGTATTGGAAGTCAGCGGTTCCAAGGCTGTCGTCCAAGTGTTCGAGGGCACCTCGGGCATTGATGCCAAGAACACTTTGTGTGAATTTACTGGTGATATTTTGCGTACCCCCGTCTCAGAGGATATGTTGGGCCGTGTGTTCAACGGCTCCGGCAAACCCATTGACAAGGGTCCCCCAATTTTGGCTGAAGATTTCTTGGATATCCAAGGTCAACCCATTAACCCCTGGTCTCGTATCTACCCCGAAGAAATGATTCAAACTGGTATCTCTGCTATTGATGTGATGAACTCCATTGCTCGTGGTCAAAAGATTCCTATTTTCTCAGCTGCCGGTTTGCCTCACAATGAAATTGCCGCTCAAATTTGTCGTCAAGCTGGTTTGGTTAAG GCCCCTGGCAAGTCGGTCTTGGATGATCATGAGGATAACTTTGCCATTGTCTTCGCTGCTATGGGTGTCAACATGGAAACTGCTCGTTTCTTCAAGCAAGATTTCGAAGAGAATGGTTCTATGGAAAATGTGTGCTTgttcttgaatttggccaacGATCCCACCATTGAACGTATCATTACACCACGTTTGGCTTTGACCGCTGCCGAATTCTTGGCCTACCAATGCGAGAAACACGTGCTGGTCATCTTAACCGATATGTCTTCTTATGCTGAAGCTTTGCGTGAAGTATCTGCTGCTCGTGAAGAAGTACCCGGTCGTCGTGGTTTCCCCGGTTATATGTACACCGATTTGGCCACCATCTATGAACGTGCCGGTCGTGTTGAGGGCCGTAATGGTTCAATTACTCAAATTCCCATTCTTACTATGCCTAACGATGATATTACCCAtccaattcccgatttgactggcTATATTACTGAGGGCCAAATCTACGTCGATCGTCAGCTGCACAACAGACAAATTTATCCACCAGTCAATGTGTTGCCCTCCTTGTCACGTTTGATGAAATCTGCCATTGGTGAAGGTATGACACGTAAGGATCACTCTGATGTCTCCAATCAATTGTATGCCTGTTATGCCATCGGTAAGGATGTGCAAGCCATGAAGGCTGTCGTCGGTGAAGAAGCTTTGACACCCGATGATTTGTTGTATTTGGAATTCTTGACCAAATTCGAAAAGAACTTCATTTCACAG GGTAACTACGAAAATCGTACCGTCTTCGAATCATTGGACATTGGCTGGCAATTGTTGCGTATCTTCCCCAAGGAAATGTTGAAACGTATTCCAGCTTCCATCTTGGCTGAATTCTATCCCAGAGATTCGCgtcattaa